The proteins below are encoded in one region of Deinococcus metalli:
- a CDS encoding dienelactone hydrolase family protein translates to MTTPVPEQTLTFESGGRTLNAEVYRPAVNAGAAPGVLVIHEAFGLNDDIRAITARFARAGYVALAVDLFSGRHPAACMVRLMGGLFLNSLEHQGVHDTRRALDVLGHLDGVDAARLGAVGFCLGGSLAVAMACTDDHVKAVAPYYGFAPRPAEALRRACPVVGSFPERDVTRKQGERMQAELTAAGIPNDIKIYPGARHSFANHGPAFDAVASEDAWSRVMTFFDEHVVGRSDHA, encoded by the coding sequence ATGACCACACCCGTTCCGGAGCAGACCCTGACCTTCGAGTCCGGCGGCCGCACGCTGAACGCCGAGGTGTACCGGCCCGCCGTGAATGCTGGCGCCGCGCCCGGCGTGCTGGTGATCCATGAAGCGTTCGGGCTGAATGACGACATCCGCGCCATCACCGCCCGCTTCGCCCGCGCGGGGTACGTGGCGCTGGCGGTCGACCTGTTCAGCGGCCGCCACCCCGCCGCGTGCATGGTCCGCCTGATGGGCGGCCTGTTCCTGAACTCGCTGGAACACCAGGGCGTGCACGACACCCGCCGCGCACTGGACGTGCTGGGCCATCTGGACGGCGTGGACGCCGCGCGGCTGGGCGCGGTGGGCTTCTGCCTGGGCGGCAGCCTCGCGGTCGCCATGGCGTGCACGGACGACCACGTGAAGGCCGTGGCGCCCTATTACGGCTTCGCGCCGCGGCCCGCGGAGGCGCTGCGCCGCGCGTGCCCGGTGGTCGGCTCGTTCCCCGAGCGCGACGTCACAAGGAAGCAGGGCGAACGCATGCAGGCCGAACTGACGGCCGCCGGCATCCCGAACGACATCAAGATCTACCCCGGTGCGCGGCATTCCTTCGCCAACCACGGCCCAGCTTTCGACGCGGTCGCCAGCGAGGATGCGTGGAGCCGCGTGATGACCTTCTTCGACGAGCACGTGGTCGGCCGCAGCGACCACGCGTAA
- a CDS encoding precorrin-2 dehydrogenase/sirohydrochlorin ferrochelatase family protein, whose product MSLAAFLELRGARAVVVGGGRVAARRARTLLDAGLVVHVIAPSVSQGLRDLPVTVEQRSYHAGDLAGAALVVAATDVDAVNDAVAAEARAAGVPVNHAGHAERGTLRFPAVMERDGVQIAVTTGRELPMLAQALAEATGPLLPDAAHLDAWSRRREAALNAAPDDRTAALAGLRDDIRAHLGLTGASA is encoded by the coding sequence GTGAGTCTGGCGGCCTTCCTCGAACTGCGCGGTGCGCGCGCCGTGGTCGTCGGTGGGGGCCGCGTGGCCGCCCGCCGCGCCCGCACGCTGCTGGACGCGGGTCTGGTCGTACATGTGATCGCCCCCAGCGTGTCCCAGGGCCTGCGCGACCTGCCCGTAACGGTCGAGCAGCGCTCCTACCACGCCGGTGACCTCGCGGGCGCGGCGCTCGTGGTGGCCGCCACCGACGTGGACGCGGTGAACGACGCGGTGGCCGCCGAGGCCCGTGCGGCCGGAGTGCCCGTGAACCACGCCGGGCACGCCGAGCGCGGCACCCTGCGCTTCCCGGCGGTCATGGAACGTGACGGCGTGCAGATCGCGGTCACGACGGGCCGGGAGCTGCCCATGCTCGCCCAGGCGCTCGCGGAGGCGACGGGGCCGCTGCTGCCGGACGCCGCGCACCTCGACGCGTGGTCGCGGCGGCGTGAGGCCGCCCTGAATGCTGCCCCCGACGACCGCACTGCGGCACTGGCTGGCCTGCGCGACGACATCCGCGCCCACCTGGGCCTGACCGGAGCGTCCGCATGA
- a CDS encoding P1 family peptidase, whose product MTPANATLTAIPGFHVGHWTDPVGLTGCTVILCPPGGAVASGSFLGPSPGTREGVLLAPEKKVERVHALLLTGGSAFGLAAAAGVVRVLEERGIGHETPWARVPIVPAAVIYDLGVGDPRARPGEREGELAARAASAGAVPRGRVGAGTGATAGKYAGVGAVPGGLGSVLVERHGVRVGALAVVNPIGDVLDECGGVLAGPGVGPGAVAFTPGEVESTTLVAVVTEHALGKADCRRLADAAQTALARVIHPSHTFWDGDSAFVLSSGARPPADPMLLGALVQEAVCAAVRDAVRSAASGV is encoded by the coding sequence GTGACGCCCGCCAACGCGACCCTCACGGCCATTCCCGGTTTTCACGTCGGCCACTGGACGGACCCCGTCGGCCTGACCGGCTGCACGGTGATCCTGTGCCCGCCGGGGGGCGCGGTGGCGTCCGGGTCGTTCCTGGGGCCCAGCCCCGGCACGCGCGAGGGCGTGCTGCTGGCCCCCGAGAAGAAGGTCGAGCGCGTGCACGCCCTGCTGCTTACGGGCGGCAGCGCCTTCGGGCTGGCGGCGGCGGCCGGGGTGGTGCGCGTGCTGGAGGAGCGCGGCATCGGGCACGAGACGCCGTGGGCGCGCGTGCCCATCGTGCCGGCCGCCGTGATCTACGACCTCGGGGTGGGCGACCCCCGTGCCCGGCCCGGCGAGCGTGAGGGAGAGCTGGCGGCGCGGGCCGCGTCCGCGGGTGCCGTGCCGCGTGGCCGGGTGGGGGCGGGCACCGGCGCGACCGCCGGGAAGTACGCGGGCGTGGGCGCGGTGCCCGGCGGACTGGGCAGCGTGCTGGTGGAACGGCACGGCGTGCGGGTGGGCGCGCTGGCGGTCGTGAATCCGATCGGAGACGTGCTGGACGAATGCGGCGGCGTGCTGGCCGGGCCGGGGGTGGGGCCGGGCGCCGTGGCCTTCACGCCGGGCGAGGTGGAGAGCACCACGCTGGTGGCGGTGGTGACCGAGCACGCGCTGGGCAAGGCCGACTGCCGCCGCCTTGCAGACGCCGCCCAGACGGCCCTGGCACGCGTGATCCACCCCAGCCACACCTTCTGGGACGGCGACAGCGCCTTCGTCCTGAGTTCGGGCGCGCGGCCGCCCGCCGATCCGATGCTGCTGGGCGCGCTGGTGCAGGAGGCGGTGTGCGCGGCGGTGCGGGATGCGGTGCGGAGCGCGGCGTCTGGTGTGTAA
- a CDS encoding NUDIX hydrolase, protein MTAAGYVRHLRDRIGHAPVNWAGVCALLVTADGEVLLQQRSDTGTWGTPGGIAELGEALEDTLRRELLEETGVSPREPLLFTVISGPDTFVRLPNGDEFYQITTVYVIRQWDSDLRPDGHEGRALQFFPLDALPGDLGPVDRRALDLLRVCFSVY, encoded by the coding sequence ATGACCGCCGCGGGATACGTGCGGCACCTGCGCGACCGGATCGGCCACGCGCCGGTGAACTGGGCGGGCGTGTGCGCCCTGCTGGTGACCGCGGACGGCGAGGTGCTGCTCCAGCAGCGCAGCGATACCGGCACGTGGGGCACGCCCGGCGGTATCGCGGAACTCGGCGAGGCGCTGGAGGACACCCTGCGCCGCGAACTGCTGGAGGAGACCGGCGTGAGTCCCCGCGAGCCGCTGCTGTTCACGGTGATCAGCGGCCCGGACACCTTCGTGCGGCTCCCCAACGGCGACGAGTTCTACCAGATCACGACCGTGTACGTGATCCGGCAGTGGGACAGCGACCTGCGCCCCGACGGTCACGAGGGCCGCGCGCTGCAGTTTTTCCCGCTGGACGCCCTGCCCGGCGACCTCGGGCCGGTCGACCGGCGGGCGCTGGACCTGCTGCGCGTGTGCTTCAGCGTGTACTGA
- the hemA gene encoding glutamyl-tRNA reductase, which translates to MTLRCPTAEALILASGHLAPLPLDFAVVGLNHQTAPVEVRERAAVRAGEEGALLDHLSRHASEVMLLSTCNRTEVYLAGLSGDPIAAFEGAWGHALDGHLYVYHGEDAAQHLYRVAAGLDSQVIGETQIQGQVKRAWQDARERGLSTGLMNKIAQGALAAGKRVRAETGMADHVVSVSSVAVDLARTALGGLEDKAVLVLGAGETAELTLTHLRAAGVRDVTVVNRTAERARQLAERFGGRTCAADLLHEALPHADVVIASSAAPHYVLTAAGVEHALQARPERPMVLIDISVPRILDPAIADVAGAHLRNMDDLSAVVRRSLDSRRAALPQAEMIIREQTADLGRWHLTRGAQLARRDLAHACD; encoded by the coding sequence ATGACCCTGCGCTGCCCGACGGCCGAGGCCCTGATCCTCGCGTCCGGTCACCTCGCGCCGCTGCCTCTGGACTTCGCGGTGGTCGGCCTGAATCACCAGACTGCGCCCGTCGAGGTGCGCGAGCGTGCCGCCGTGCGCGCCGGCGAGGAGGGCGCGCTGCTGGACCACCTGTCCCGCCACGCCAGCGAGGTCATGCTGCTGAGCACCTGCAACCGCACCGAGGTGTACCTCGCGGGCCTGAGCGGCGATCCGATCGCCGCCTTCGAGGGCGCGTGGGGCCACGCGCTGGACGGCCACCTGTACGTGTACCACGGCGAGGACGCCGCCCAGCACCTCTACCGCGTCGCGGCCGGCCTGGACAGCCAGGTGATCGGTGAGACGCAGATCCAGGGGCAGGTCAAACGCGCGTGGCAGGACGCCCGGGAACGCGGCCTGAGTACCGGCCTGATGAACAAGATCGCGCAGGGCGCCCTGGCCGCCGGCAAACGCGTCCGCGCCGAGACGGGCATGGCCGACCATGTGGTCAGCGTGTCCAGCGTGGCGGTGGACCTCGCGCGCACGGCGCTGGGCGGCCTGGAGGACAAGGCCGTGCTGGTGCTGGGCGCGGGCGAGACGGCCGAACTCACGCTCACGCACCTGCGCGCCGCCGGGGTGCGGGACGTGACCGTGGTGAACCGCACCGCCGAGCGTGCCCGGCAGCTTGCCGAGCGCTTCGGGGGCCGCACCTGCGCCGCCGATCTGCTGCACGAGGCGCTGCCGCACGCAGACGTGGTGATCGCCTCCAGCGCCGCGCCGCACTACGTGCTGACGGCGGCGGGCGTCGAACACGCGCTGCAGGCCCGCCCCGAGCGGCCGATGGTCCTGATCGACATCAGCGTGCCGCGCATTCTCGACCCGGCCATCGCGGACGTGGCGGGCGCGCACCTGCGCAACATGGACGACCTGAGCGCCGTCGTGCGCCGCAGCCTCGACTCGCGCCGCGCCGCGCTGCCGCAGGCCGAGATGATCATCCGCGAGCAGACGGCCGACCTGGGCCGCTGGCACCTCACGCGCGGCGCCCAGCTGGCCCGGCGCGACCTGGCACACGCCTGCGACTGA
- a CDS encoding GNAT family N-acetyltransferase, with product MDSWQRISHAEAAAHADFGTAERFGPLVAAFVAPGLPLNTAWHDGTRAPTAAELDAFETFSAQHAAPATLHVLSPAAPALLPLLRERGYALDYVLHLYTHALDTLPDVPLPVHEEPDADTWAALSAQGFGPGSEEIMRIVGHAPGTRRFVAQVDGVPAGSGALGVTGDVGALYGMSTVEGARRRGVQAALIAARLHAARQAGATLATVFTTPGTGSERNVLRAGFALSGMRLTFTRPPGLSTR from the coding sequence ATGGACTCCTGGCAGCGCATCTCTCACGCGGAAGCGGCGGCACACGCGGACTTCGGCACGGCCGAGCGGTTCGGGCCGCTGGTCGCGGCGTTCGTGGCGCCGGGCCTGCCGCTCAACACGGCGTGGCACGACGGCACCCGCGCCCCCACGGCCGCCGAACTGGACGCCTTCGAGACCTTCAGCGCGCAGCACGCCGCGCCCGCCACCCTGCACGTGCTCTCCCCCGCCGCGCCTGCGCTCCTGCCACTGCTGCGCGAGCGCGGGTACGCCCTGGACTATGTGCTGCACCTGTACACCCACGCCCTGGACACGCTGCCGGACGTTCCGCTGCCCGTGCACGAGGAGCCGGATGCGGACACCTGGGCCGCCCTGTCCGCGCAGGGCTTCGGGCCGGGCAGCGAGGAGATCATGCGGATCGTGGGCCACGCGCCCGGCACACGCCGCTTCGTGGCCCAGGTAGATGGAGTGCCGGCCGGCAGCGGGGCGCTGGGCGTCACGGGCGACGTGGGCGCGCTGTACGGCATGTCCACCGTGGAGGGCGCCCGGCGGCGCGGCGTGCAGGCCGCGCTGATCGCCGCCCGGCTGCACGCGGCCCGGCAGGCGGGAGCCACGCTCGCCACCGTGTTCACCACGCCCGGCACCGGCAGCGAGCGCAATGTCCTGCGCGCGGGCTTCGCGCTGTCGGGCATGCGGCTGACCTTCACGCGGCCGCCCGGGCTCAGTACACGCTGA
- the pulA gene encoding pullulanase-type alpha-1,6-glucosidase — protein MRRPATFLTFALLASAAAQSALPPNTARIHYQRPDGNYTGWSLHAWEDTTATLTWDKPLVQTGKDDWGAYFDVPLKTGAQKVAFIIHKGDTKDPGPDLFLDLSRGRELFLKSGSANVAYAKGAPLNVDATKAPAAQAAPAAPATPAPTTAPAPASTAQPIPANVLRVRYVRPDGQYTGWGLHVWEDTTATVAWDKPLPQTGVDAGGAYWDVPLKPGAAKVGFIVHRGDEKDPGPDLFADPTKGHEVTVTSGKADFAYGAPAALSDPPVPAGSVRINYYRPDGQYGGWGLHAWEDTTATVTWDKPLNQTGKSSFGVYWDVPMKTDWTKLGFLIHKGDEKDPGPDMLLTREMGTQAWIVSGNAAVNTTRPDTTVRVVGDLSKQQAIMLSATQLAVKPELAQPGAFLTLHVSLDAGLKLGADGVSGGSTITLEEVPGGLSTAQKAKVPYLAGYRLLQVRAEDRAKIAGALRGQLAVSSVMPDGTVLDATGVQTAWALDDVAAYDGPLGVTWQGAVPTLRLWAPTAQDVKLRLSNADGQGERTVAMTRDAKGVWSAAGNQSWRGLGYRYEVKVYAPSTGKIETNVVTDPYAVALSVNSARSVIVDLNDAAQKPAGWDALKKPALRSAGDLSFYELHLRDFSAADPTVPAAQRGTYLAFTQSGSAGMTHLRALADAGLKAIHLLPTFDIATIEEDKSKWKVTPDLSAFPPDSEEQQKAVNAVKDADAYNWGYDPYHYMVPEGSYAVNAAQRTKEYRQMVMALNGAGLRVVQDVVFNHTAASGQAERSVLDRVVPGYYHRLNANGGVENSTCCANTATEHTMMRRLMVDTLVLMARAYKIDGFRFDLMGHHMVADMQAVRRALDALTVQKDGVDGRAIYLYGEGWNFGEVQGNQRGVNATQLNLYGQGIGTFNDRVRDAVRGGNPFGGLQDQGFATGLFTVPNGQPQNTDRARALKLADQVRIGLTGNLRDFKFTDASGQTVTGAQVDYGGQPTGYAASPREAITYVSAHDNQTLFDAVLLKAPKTATGAQRTRMQNLANSVVLLGQGLPFSYAGDDILRSKSFDTDSYNSGDWFNTLDWSLKTNGFGRGLPPAEKNSGNWPLYRAILGDPAMRVTPANIVRAFDHYREMLRVRYSSTLFRLDTAAQVQQALTFLNTGPQQQPGVIAVKLSGAVSSTNPYRNIVVVFNGSGAPVTVTNPALQGLNLTLHPALAASTDAAVKTSRYAGSAVTVPGLTTAVFVGK, from the coding sequence ATGAGACGACCTGCGACGTTCCTGACGTTCGCGCTGCTGGCTTCGGCCGCGGCGCAGTCCGCCCTGCCCCCGAACACGGCCCGCATCCACTACCAGCGACCGGACGGCAACTACACCGGCTGGAGCCTGCACGCGTGGGAGGACACCACGGCCACCCTGACGTGGGACAAACCCCTTGTGCAGACCGGCAAGGACGACTGGGGCGCGTACTTCGACGTGCCGCTGAAGACCGGCGCGCAGAAGGTTGCCTTCATCATCCACAAGGGCGACACCAAAGACCCCGGCCCGGACCTGTTCCTCGACCTCAGCAGGGGCCGGGAACTGTTTCTGAAGTCCGGCAGTGCGAACGTGGCCTACGCGAAGGGCGCCCCGCTGAACGTGGACGCGACCAAGGCGCCCGCGGCCCAGGCCGCGCCGGCTGCCCCCGCGACGCCTGCCCCCACGACCGCGCCCGCGCCCGCGTCCACCGCGCAGCCGATCCCGGCGAATGTCCTGCGCGTGCGCTACGTGCGCCCGGACGGCCAGTACACCGGCTGGGGCCTGCACGTGTGGGAGGACACCACCGCGACCGTCGCGTGGGATAAGCCGCTGCCGCAGACGGGTGTGGACGCCGGCGGCGCGTACTGGGACGTGCCCCTCAAACCCGGCGCGGCCAAGGTGGGCTTCATCGTTCACAGGGGCGACGAGAAGGACCCAGGCCCCGACCTGTTCGCCGATCCCACGAAGGGCCACGAGGTCACGGTCACGAGCGGCAAGGCCGACTTCGCGTACGGCGCGCCCGCCGCGCTGAGCGACCCGCCCGTGCCGGCCGGCAGTGTCCGCATCAACTACTACCGCCCGGACGGGCAGTACGGCGGCTGGGGCCTGCACGCGTGGGAGGACACCACGGCCACCGTGACGTGGGACAAACCGCTGAACCAGACGGGCAAGAGCAGCTTCGGGGTGTACTGGGACGTGCCTATGAAGACCGACTGGACAAAACTGGGCTTCCTGATCCACAAGGGCGACGAGAAAGATCCCGGGCCGGACATGCTCCTGACCCGAGAGATGGGCACCCAGGCATGGATCGTGAGCGGCAACGCCGCCGTGAACACCACCCGCCCCGACACCACCGTGCGGGTGGTGGGCGACCTGAGCAAGCAGCAGGCGATCATGCTGAGCGCCACTCAGCTCGCCGTGAAGCCGGAGCTGGCGCAGCCGGGCGCCTTCCTGACGCTGCACGTCTCGCTGGACGCGGGCCTGAAGCTCGGCGCGGACGGCGTGAGCGGCGGCAGCACGATCACGCTGGAGGAGGTGCCGGGTGGCCTCAGCACCGCGCAGAAGGCGAAGGTGCCGTACCTGGCGGGCTACCGGCTGCTGCAGGTGCGCGCCGAGGACCGCGCGAAGATCGCCGGGGCGCTGCGCGGGCAGCTCGCCGTGAGCAGCGTGATGCCCGACGGCACGGTGCTGGACGCGACCGGCGTGCAGACCGCGTGGGCGCTGGACGACGTGGCCGCCTACGACGGCCCGCTGGGCGTGACGTGGCAGGGCGCTGTGCCCACCCTGCGCCTGTGGGCGCCGACCGCGCAGGACGTGAAGCTGCGGCTCTCGAACGCGGACGGCCAGGGTGAACGCACCGTCGCCATGACCCGCGACGCGAAGGGGGTATGGTCGGCCGCCGGCAACCAGAGCTGGCGCGGCCTTGGCTACCGCTACGAGGTGAAGGTCTACGCGCCCAGCACCGGCAAGATCGAGACGAACGTCGTGACCGATCCGTACGCCGTGGCGCTGAGCGTGAACAGCGCCCGCAGCGTGATCGTGGACCTGAACGACGCGGCCCAGAAACCCGCCGGGTGGGACGCCCTGAAAAAACCTGCCCTGCGCAGCGCGGGCGACCTGAGTTTCTACGAGCTGCACCTGCGCGACTTCAGCGCGGCGGACCCGACCGTGCCCGCCGCGCAGCGCGGCACGTATCTGGCCTTCACGCAGAGCGGCAGCGCAGGCATGACGCACCTCAGGGCCCTGGCCGACGCCGGCCTGAAGGCCATCCACCTGCTGCCGACCTTCGACATCGCCACCATCGAGGAGGACAAGTCGAAGTGGAAGGTCACGCCGGACCTGAGCGCGTTCCCGCCGGACAGCGAGGAGCAGCAGAAGGCCGTAAACGCCGTGAAGGACGCCGACGCGTACAACTGGGGCTACGATCCGTACCACTACATGGTGCCCGAGGGCAGCTACGCCGTGAACGCGGCCCAGCGCACCAAGGAGTACCGCCAGATGGTGATGGCCCTGAACGGCGCCGGACTGCGGGTGGTGCAGGACGTGGTGTTCAACCACACCGCCGCCAGCGGGCAGGCCGAGCGCAGCGTGCTGGACAGGGTCGTGCCCGGCTACTACCACCGCCTGAACGCGAACGGCGGCGTCGAGAACTCCACGTGCTGCGCGAACACCGCCACCGAGCACACCATGATGCGCCGGCTGATGGTGGACACGCTGGTGCTGATGGCCCGGGCCTACAAGATCGACGGCTTCCGCTTCGACCTGATGGGTCACCACATGGTCGCGGACATGCAGGCTGTCCGCCGAGCGCTGGACGCCCTGACCGTGCAGAAGGACGGCGTGGACGGCAGGGCCATCTACCTCTACGGCGAGGGCTGGAATTTCGGGGAGGTGCAGGGCAACCAGCGCGGCGTGAACGCCACCCAGCTCAACCTGTACGGCCAGGGGATCGGCACCTTCAACGACCGCGTGCGCGACGCCGTGCGCGGCGGCAATCCCTTCGGCGGCCTCCAGGATCAGGGCTTTGCCACGGGACTGTTCACGGTGCCGAACGGTCAGCCGCAGAACACCGACCGGGCCAGGGCTCTGAAACTGGCCGATCAGGTGCGGATCGGGCTGACCGGCAACCTGCGCGACTTCAAGTTCACCGACGCCAGCGGCCAGACCGTGACGGGCGCACAGGTCGACTACGGCGGCCAGCCCACCGGCTACGCGGCCAGTCCGCGCGAGGCGATCACCTACGTCAGCGCGCACGACAACCAGACGCTGTTCGACGCCGTGCTCCTCAAGGCCCCGAAGACGGCGACGGGCGCGCAGCGCACCCGCATGCAGAACCTCGCCAACAGCGTGGTGCTGCTCGGCCAGGGCCTGCCCTTCAGCTACGCCGGCGACGACATCCTTCGCTCCAAGTCCTTCGACACCGACAGCTACAACAGCGGCGACTGGTTCAATACCCTGGACTGGTCGCTGAAGACCAACGGCTTCGGCCGGGGCCTGCCGCCCGCCGAGAAGAACAGCGGGAACTGGCCGCTGTACCGGGCCATTCTGGGCGATCCGGCCATGCGCGTCACGCCCGCCAATATCGTGCGCGCCTTCGACCACTACCGCGAGATGCTGCGCGTGCGCTACTCCAGCACCCTGTTCCGCCTGGACACCGCCGCGCAGGTGCAGCAGGCCCTGACCTTCCTGAATACCGGCCCCCAGCAGCAGCCCGGCGTGATCGCCGTGAAACTCAGCGGCGCGGTCAGCTCCACCAATCCATACCGGAACATCGTGGTGGTCTTCAACGGCAGCGGCGCGCCCGTGACCGTCACGAACCCGGCCCTGCAGGGGCTGAACCTCACGCTGCACCCCGCGCTGGCCGCCAGCACCGACGCTGCCGTGAAGACCAGCCGCTACGCGGGCAGCGCCGTTACCGTGCCCGGCCTGACCACCGCCGTGTTCGTCGGGAAGTAA
- the cobA gene encoding uroporphyrinogen-III C-methyltransferase translates to MSDPVPASRAFVSLIGAGPGDPGLLTLHGARALREADVVLFDYLANPDLLRFAPDAETIYVGKKGFSEYISQEQINALIVVKAQEGGGRRVARLKGGDVYVFGRGGEEAEACAHAGIPFEVVPGVSSAIAAPAYAGIPVTHREIARSFAVLTGNTREGGAHYERLSGVDTLVLLMGVRNLEQIAAELIAAGRHPDTPAATIQWGSTPQQRTVTGTLTTIAQVVRDAGLEAPAVTVVGEVVRLREQLRWFDLAAHFGGPLAGKTVAVTRTREGASALGDVLRARGASVLEVPLIRFAPTADTGPVADALHDFEGWLLLTSNQAVTALFAFLEDAGLDARALARAKLAAVGPSTARSLAERGLRADFVPDTPGARHLGAQLPARPGEATLHLTSQLAEDDLERALAARGIGYARAELYRTEPAVPTENVLQRLKEAAVVTLASGSAARHLAALATADFDPRALPVTAMGPQTADAARAAGFTRITVADTASLEALADAAERAVRPD, encoded by the coding sequence ATGAGTGATCCCGTCCCAGCGTCCCGCGCGTTCGTGTCCCTGATCGGGGCAGGCCCCGGCGATCCCGGCCTGCTCACCCTGCACGGAGCACGCGCGCTGCGGGAGGCGGATGTGGTGCTGTTCGACTACCTTGCCAACCCCGACCTGCTGCGCTTCGCACCGGACGCCGAGACGATCTACGTGGGCAAGAAGGGCTTTTCCGAGTACATCAGCCAGGAGCAGATCAACGCGCTGATCGTCGTCAAGGCGCAGGAAGGCGGGGGGCGGCGCGTGGCGCGCCTGAAGGGTGGGGACGTCTACGTGTTCGGGCGCGGCGGCGAGGAAGCAGAGGCCTGCGCGCACGCCGGGATTCCCTTCGAGGTCGTGCCGGGCGTGAGCAGCGCCATCGCCGCGCCCGCGTACGCCGGCATTCCCGTGACGCACCGTGAGATCGCCCGCAGCTTCGCCGTCCTGACCGGCAACACGCGGGAGGGCGGCGCGCACTATGAGCGGCTGTCCGGCGTGGACACCCTGGTGCTGCTGATGGGCGTGCGCAACCTGGAGCAGATCGCCGCGGAGCTGATCGCCGCAGGGCGGCACCCGGACACGCCCGCCGCGACCATCCAGTGGGGCAGCACGCCGCAGCAGCGCACCGTGACCGGCACCCTGACCACCATCGCGCAGGTGGTGCGGGACGCGGGGCTGGAGGCGCCCGCCGTGACCGTGGTGGGCGAGGTGGTGCGCCTGCGCGAGCAGCTGCGCTGGTTCGACCTCGCGGCGCACTTCGGCGGTCCGCTGGCCGGCAAGACGGTGGCCGTGACCCGCACCCGCGAGGGCGCGAGCGCGCTGGGCGACGTGCTGCGGGCACGCGGCGCGAGCGTGCTGGAGGTGCCGCTGATCCGCTTTGCGCCCACGGCCGACACCGGGCCGGTCGCGGACGCGCTGCACGACTTCGAGGGCTGGCTGCTGCTGACCAGCAATCAGGCGGTCACGGCGCTGTTCGCCTTCCTGGAGGACGCCGGCCTGGATGCCCGCGCCCTGGCCCGCGCGAAACTCGCGGCAGTCGGGCCGAGCACCGCGCGCAGCCTCGCGGAACGCGGCCTGCGGGCGGATTTTGTGCCGGACACGCCCGGCGCGCGGCACCTGGGTGCCCAGCTCCCCGCACGCCCCGGCGAGGCCACCCTGCACCTCACCTCGCAGCTCGCGGAAGATGATCTGGAACGCGCCCTCGCCGCCCGCGGCATCGGGTACGCCCGCGCCGAGCTGTACCGCACGGAACCCGCCGTGCCGACCGAGAACGTCCTCCAGCGGCTGAAAGAGGCGGCGGTCGTGACGCTCGCGTCGGGCAGCGCGGCGCGGCACCTCGCGGCGCTCGCCACCGCCGACTTCGATCCGCGGGCGCTGCCGGTCACGGCGATGGGCCCGCAGACGGCGGACGCGGCCCGCGCGGCGGGCTTCACCCGGATCACCGTGGCGGACACCGCCAGCCTGGAGGCCCTGGCCGACGCGGCTGAGCGGGCGGTGCGGCCGGACTAG
- the ygfZ gene encoding CAF17-like 4Fe-4S cluster assembly/insertion protein YgfZ: MWTRLPSSSLRLTGADRVDFVQGQMTGDLRGAPIPGMVAGAFLNVRGQIEHFARAYRRDLDVYLHLDAGQAPTLAARLKRYVIFDQVEIQDSTELLASVHVHDPEQLAGWNPDGPDAQQFELVGITTLAARVNRTGTPGVDLHYLRRHEDALLAALPGGEGTLAALNAARIRAGIPDVVRDGFTGTLLQEIGLDVGGPLPAISYRKGCYVGQEIMARLEARGNARYHLVRLAGEGLPERAEVTQAGRVVGQAGEHAAGLSLARLRRELTDGAAVEVGGVPATVTLLTAAHA; the protein is encoded by the coding sequence ATGTGGACTCGACTGCCCTCCTCCAGCCTGCGTCTGACCGGAGCGGACCGCGTGGACTTCGTGCAGGGCCAGATGACCGGCGACCTGCGCGGAGCGCCCATTCCCGGCATGGTGGCCGGGGCCTTCCTGAACGTGCGCGGTCAGATCGAGCACTTCGCGCGCGCGTACCGCCGCGACCTCGACGTGTACCTGCACCTCGACGCCGGGCAGGCCCCCACGCTGGCTGCCCGCCTGAAGCGCTACGTGATCTTCGACCAGGTCGAGATCCAGGACAGCACCGAGCTGCTCGCCAGCGTGCACGTGCACGACCCGGAGCAACTGGCCGGCTGGAACCCGGACGGTCCGGACGCGCAGCAGTTCGAGCTGGTGGGCATCACCACGCTGGCGGCCCGCGTGAACCGCACCGGCACGCCCGGCGTGGACCTGCACTACCTGCGCCGGCACGAGGACGCCCTGCTGGCCGCGCTGCCCGGCGGGGAGGGCACCCTGGCCGCCCTGAACGCCGCCCGCATCCGCGCCGGAATTCCCGATGTGGTGCGCGACGGCTTTACCGGCACCCTGCTCCAGGAGATCGGGCTGGACGTGGGCGGCCCCCTGCCGGCCATCAGCTACCGCAAGGGCTGTTACGTGGGTCAGGAGATCATGGCCCGCCTGGAGGCGCGCGGCAACGCCCGCTACCACCTCGTGCGGCTGGCCGGGGAGGGTCTGCCGGAGCGCGCAGAGGTCACGCAGGCGGGCCGCGTGGTCGGGCAGGCCGGCGAGCACGCGGCGGGCCTGAGCCTCGCGCGGCTGCGCAGGGAACTCACGGACGGCGCGGCCGTCGAGGTGGGCGGCGTGCCCGCCACCGTGACGCTGCTGACCGCCGCGCATGCTTGA